From the genome of Alicyclobacillus sp. SO9:
ACCCTGCTGAATCAGAGATTCTCCCTAGGACAAGTGTTGCTGGCTCTACACAGCGATTCTGAACGAAAGCACATGCCGATATCCGAGGCACAGCGTTTTCTCTTTACAAACCTGCCCACGATACGCAGGCGAATTAGCCACTGCATCGAGCACTACTATGACATCCATTTTCAGAAGGAATGGACACGTATTGAACCATGGCTTGTTCAAGCCAGTCGTGAGTTTTTTGACAAGTTGCGTGAGAATCCAACGCACGCACTAGGTGAACTGCACCCTCGATTACACATTAAAGAAGATGCCATCTATGCACAGAAGGCTGAACTTTATCGCTGGTCATACGATGAAATTCAGCGAATTGATATCAGGCCGACAACTTTTATTGATCCACACTTGTTGATTGGCATCAATTCCGAACGCTTATCCTTTGCACTACCTGTGCATGTGCCTGGGATTTCAAAGAACGAAGAAGTGCCGTCCGACCTGGTACGTATGTTCAAAGTGCTGGCCGACTCAACACGGCTGAAAATCGTTCGTTCTCTATATGAGCAACCCTACTGTACGCAACAACTCGCACATATCCACAACATTTCTGAGGCGGCCATATCAAAGCATTTGCGACAGTTACAAGAGGCCAATTTCATTTCATCACGGCGTCGTGGAAATTATGTATTTTATCAACTCGAAACAAAAGAAATGGAACTACTCATCGTCTATCTGCGAAGTTTTTTGGAGCAATGAGGAGGGTCAATCATGTGGCAAGTGGCGAAAGCAACCATCGTTCGCAATCATATTTCAAACCAGCGTGCCTACCCATGGACTTTCTCGCTGGGACATATCGTCGGCGGTATCTATCTGGTGTTAGTGTCCTTCTTCTCTTATCACTACCTCATTCATGGTCAGTTGAACGCACGATTTGCAAAATACGCCGGCAGTCATGACTATCTGAGCTTTGCCATCATCGGCGGACTTCTAGGTACGCTCTCCATTTCCATGTTGATGAATGTATCAAGAGCGCTCATTACCGAATTGCGCGAAGGAACATTGGAAGTTCTCTTACTTTCGCCAGCGCGCAAATCAGGGTATTTTCTCGGTACCACCATTCAGCAAATGTATCGGATTGGCTTAGAGTTTATTCCCGTCATGATACTCGGACTATTCTTGGGGCTAAGACTGACACACGCCAACTGGATGTCCGTCTTCCCTGCCCTGCTTCTCTACCTATTTGCCTGTTTTGCTATGGCACTTGTCCTCGGTGCCGTCATGGTGTCAACTCGGGACACCTACATCGTCCAAAATACGCTGTTTGCGATGACAGCACTGGTCTGCGGCTTTCAATTTCCGACTCAATACTTACCGGCGCCACTACAGTGGCTTGGTCAAATCTTCCCCCTTACCCAATCACTACAATTACTACGAGACAGCGTTCTTTCCGGCACTTCTATCTGGGACGCATGGCAGCAAGTGACGGACGTCATCAGTTTATGTATCATTTACAGCCTTGTCGGCATCATCGCTATCAAGCATGTCCTGAGGCACGTGTTTGAACGCAGTATTGCTTAGAACGAAATTCGCCTATCGAGCGATGAGGAGGTCTCCGTATGATTGAAGTCAATTCTGTTACGAAGATTTATGAAGTGAAAATGAAAGCTGGCTGGCTGCGCAAACGCAAAGAGCAAAAAATTGCGGTAGACAACTTGTCGATGCAACTACGTCCAGGGGAAATCGTCGGTTTACTCGGCCTCAACGGAGCTGGGAAGACCACCACCATCAAGATGCTCTCCACGCTGCTTGCACCAACCAGCGGGATCATCACCATCGACGGCCTGGACAGTGAGCGTCATCGCCGCGCCATTCAGGCGAGAGTAAACATGATTGCTGGCGGCGAACGTATGCTCTACTGGCGGTTGACAGGCCGAGAGAATCTTGAATACTTTGGACGGCTCTATGGTCTGTCAGAAGCAGAGATTGCGAAGCGCATCGAAGAACTGCTCACCGAGGTGGACCTGTTGGAGTCTGCCGACATTCCCGTCGAAAAGTATTCAAAGGGCATGAAGCAACGGTTGCAAATTGCCCGAGGGCTCATCAACAATCCGTCGTACCTGTTCCTCGATGAGCCGACCCTCGGACTCGATGCGCCGATTGCACGTCAGCTGCGGAAAATGGTAAAGCGACTCGCCACTGAACACGGCAAAGGGATACTGCTCACCAGCCACTATTTACAAGAAGTCGAGGAACTGTGCAATCGCGTCTATGTCATCAATCACGGTCAAGTTATCCTCAGTGGGACGCCACAAACCGTTGTTCGAAACGTAGCGGGCTATGAGGTGATTCATTTGCAACTGAGCCAATGGTCAGACTTGATGACAAAAAACTTGCATCATGCACATCAAGTGCCGTTCGAAGCTATCCATGTCCAGACTGACGAGGCGACGCAGCAAAGTCGTCTGTCCATCACAACGGAATCTTCAGACGCTTTGATACCAAAGATCCTTCGTTGGTTAGCAGAGCAGGATACACATATTTTCTCCCTGCAGGTAGAAAAACCGACTTTGGAAGATGCCATCATCCGATTGTCCGAAGGAGGTGGCAAAGATGTCGCAATTCTGGCAGGCATTCAAGGCTGAAGTGAGAAAGCAACACCATGATTCGTTTGGCAGTCGGGCAGTGTTTTTCTCATTGCTTTTTTGGCCCGTACTTGGGTTCTTGTCCTCATACTATGCCATGAAACCCTATCGTATTGGTAAGGGGTCTGTCCTCAGTCACGTCATACCAGGGGGCAACATCGTACTGTTTTTATTGAGCGGATTCCTCGTGTTTCAGCTGTTTTGGACCGTCGTCCAGTCTGCTTGGACTTTTGCCCAAGAGCGACAGATGGGGACCTTGGAAATAATTTTTCTGACACCAGCGTCAAAAATGGCGTTTTTGCTGGGTCGATCCGCATATGGACTGTTTAGCGGCATGTGGATGTTTGCAGCGTTTTCAACGTTGACCTTTATCTTTATTGCAAATTTAGCCCATATTGCTCCAGGGTATCTACTACTGTCCATTCTGCTGTCCCTCTTCTCGGCCCTCGTGTGGGGCGCATTTCTCAGTGCCATCTCCCTGTTTTCACGCGACTCTGGATTTGTCTACTACGCTTTCGGTGAACCCATGAATCTATTTGGCGGCGTCCGCATCCCGCCGTCTGTCTTTCCCATTTGGGCAAAAGGTCTTGCATTGCTCTTTCCTGTTACTTACAGCTTATTTCTCATCCGCTCTGCCATCAATGGTACGATTACCGCCAATTGGTGGATTGTCATGGCGGCCCTTTTGCTCATTAACGCCGGACTGATTTGGGGTACAAAACTGTTGTTGAAACGCGCCGAACAATACGCCCGAAAACAGGGAAACTGGACCATGTTTTGAGGGTGCAACCACATCCATGTTGTAGGTCGGTCCGACAACATAAAACGGGATCGTTACCACAGGGAATAGGGTGATTACATCGCCAACGCTGTCATGGCGATAACCAAAGACTCCTTTCCTCCCACATAGTTATCATTAGTTCACCGAGAACTACCAAAACAAAAAACCGCAGCAGACGTTCTGCTACGGTCGGGGATGTACCGTTGAAACAACTCATATGCCCAGTCACCTATGTATAGGGAGAAATGGGCACACGTATCCCCTGATGTCGCAAAGTAGCGTTAAACAAGAATAATTCATCGCCGCGGACATATATGCCCACCTCCTTGTGATCTCAAGTTCCTTCCATGTTAGGCATGTCACTATGACCAGTATAAATTTTATGAGTAGCCAGAATGCGTTGTACGATTTGCGTAAACAACGGTTCTTGCAGTTTTTAGCGTTTCAGAAAGAGTCGCCATAGAGAGGGAGTACCATTGCTCATTGTTGTACGTCCAAGTCACCCGAAAACTAGGTCGGTTGCCAGCCCATATCGCTTGCACATATCCGCGTGATGCCTTTGGAACCGGTAACCCGGTCTTTGCTATGAAGCCTGCAATGGTGTTCGCCATTCGTGAAGCCTTAGGCTCAAATGTAGTACCTATCCCTTCAGCAACAAAGTGCCAGCCTTTATCGTTCCAAATGATGGCATTGTCGTATGACTTCGCGTTGAGATAATTAGTGGCGGATGTATTCTTCACCAGTATTATCGGTTTGTGAGTGGTAAACCTCCGTGTGGCAAAATCATGCGGAATAGAGTAGAACTTTAGATGGGATACAGTCTCCATATTACCAACCAGCGTAGCCATAGTGTACTTATTTGTACTGCTAGTCTTAGATCGCTCAAAGATGTCCATTGCATAAGAGTCTGGTGAAACATGTAAGTCAATTGCCAATTGACGTTTTACGGATAGGCTCGAGTCTAATTTCAGCGCTCTAGGCAGTGACACAAGAACTTTGGAGTGTGAACTGATGCTGTTTTGGACTGTGTTTGGCATCTGTAAGGAATTAGAGACGGCGAAGGTATAATTGGTGGTGGTTGCACTGTCATCACTTTTGGAACTTGTGACAGCATTGACTGAAGCACTGACATTGGTAGGCTTTACCGACCCAGTTGAACCGCAGCCTGATACTAACAATGTCATTGCAACCATTGTTGCAATCATAATTGTAGAGGAACCCCTCATTTTCGGCCTCCATTTCATCTCATCAATTAGACGAAACTTGTCAGCAAGACGTGACAATTACTCTCTACAGGTATGACAGTGCCTAGAATGCTAACTGTTATAATATGGAGGAATTGGAGAGGTGAAATATGGCGAGACCACTAAGTGACGACAAGCGAAATGCAATTATTTCAGCAGCGATCCGCGTCATCTCATCTCAAGGTTTGAGTGCATCGACGGCTCTGATTGCAAAGGAAGCTGTTGTCTCTAACGGAGCGTTATTCACCTACTTCGAAACCAAAGCAGATTTGTTTAATCGGCTCTCTATAGAGCTTAAGGAGAATCAATCAGCCATGTCATCCATCCCCATGATGGTTCCGAGTTAAGTTATACTGTGTTTGAACCAAGTAAAAAACGGAAGGAAGTCCGCAATGAAAGCACTCGTCACAGGCGCAAATAAAGGAATCGGTTTTGAAATCGCTCGCAATCTTGGAAAACGTGGCTATGACATTCTCGTCGGGGCGCGTGATGAAGCCCGTGGTCCAGCAGCAGTGGAGAAACTTGCCGCAGAAGGGATATCAGCGGCGTTCATCAAGATTGATTTGAATGATCTCGCTAGCCTACACACAGCGGCTAAAATGATTGATTCCCTCGATATATTGGTCAATAATGCTGGAATCCCTGATAGTCTCAAGCCTGGACGCGCGGCGCTTGATATCACCAAGCACACATTTGACTATACAACTGAGGATCTACGCACCACGATGGAAACGAATTTTCTCGGCACACACGAACTCACCAAGAATCTGCTGTCACGTCTGACAGACACCGGGAAAATCGTCAACATCACCGTTCCGATTTCACCGACCGAGTTTTGGCACCCGCTCGCTTACATCACGAGCAAAGCCGCACTCAACGTGATGACGCTGACTTACGCTTACGAATTTGAAAAAATGGGCAGCCACCGCCAGATTTTCGGCATCATGCCTGGTGCTGTAGCGACCGACTTGAACGGAATGGAAGCTGGTGCACACAGCGGCTTCGTCAAATCACTCGAAGCCGCAGGTCGGATGTGTACCGACATTATCCTGTCTGACAAGAATCAAAACGGGCAAATGATTCAGTACGATGGAAAGACTGTCACAGATTATGAGATTCAACTGAGAGGCTAGAGACATTCATCCCCTTCTTTGCACCCAGCCATCGTGGGCCACCCTGAGTAAACTCACGATGGCACTGCAATCACAAGGCATGAAACTGTCTGCCTTAGTCCATGTTGGCAGGCTAATGTACAGCACTCAAGAAGGTGTGAACTTCTGCTGCGAACTTCTCCGCTTCTTCGAGAAACGGGTAGTGATTACTATGTTCGAAAATGACCAACTTGGAACCTGCGATAAGCTCATTCATTTCAACGGAACACCATAACGGACATTGAACGTCGTGCCGCCCACATATGATGAGGGTCGGAACAGTCACTGCAGGCAACTGACTTCGCACATCGAACTCAGGATGATCATGCGCCCCAAAGTAGTCCAACCTCTTCGCCGCTATGCGTTTACTTGCGTCTCCCGAGAAGTACTCATGGTACCTTTCTGGTATATGCAAGGAGAGTTTTGTTCTCTCGATAGTCAGTTCTGCTCTCTTGTCGGACAACAAATCAGGAGCCTTCAGCGATTCGATGAGTTCTTGCATCCGGTGAAATTTGGGATGCTCAGTGTGATAAATACACTCCTTTGTGGAGCTATACTCTCGGGATGCAGCGGAACCAACGACAACTAGCGACTTAAGTGACGTTCCCCTAGTTACTACATAAAGGAGTCCTAACATCCCGCCCGTAGAAAGACCAGCGAAGTCCCACGAGTCAAATCCGAGTGCGCTCCGTATCGCCTCTAAATCCTCGACGGCTGACTTCATACTTAGCTCATCATCCGATACCGCTTGTGGGGAGTTTCCTGCCTCTTTGAGGTTCACCAGAAATACTCTTCGTTCGGGCACAAACTTTTCAGCGAGGTTGTCTCCCGTCTCGTTGAACTCTGAGTATAAATGGGTGATGCAAAGTGGTTTACCATCACCTCTCGTAAAAACCTCGAAAGAACCACGGTGTGTCTCTACCATCAATTTATCCCACTTCACAAGGCTTCCTCTTTCCCAAACATATCTGCCCTACACTGACATAAAGCTCCCAACCGCTACTGCCAATGTCAATTTCGTTAAATAGCGCGGCACCCACGCCTTGACCGATATATGTTTGCAGAATCCAAATTACAATATGAATCTTGCTTTGAGTTCTTCGGAATCCCCCGCCCCAAGCACCTAAATGACCGATAACTTGGAGCGAATCGACGATTTATTTCTCATTTAAATTGAGTTCATTCCAATACTCAGCAATCCTTTTTGTAGTATCTTTGATAAATAGGGTTTTCATCGAGTTCTCCGTCGCGACGGTCACTCTAAAGGCCAAAGCGATTCCTTTGTTTTTGCTGGTCTGGATGGTTTCATAAGGTCCGATGATATGGATAGTTGTACCGTTGTTCAATTTAAGAGACAACGAAATTGAATTGGTGCGCCAATGACTATGGAACCCCACAGTATTTCTTTGATTCACATCTCTCTCAGCAACTACCGGAGATTGCTTTAGTACTGACACAATACTGGAGACTGTGGGACTCTTGGCCGGTAAAGGTTTATGCAGCCAAGTGTTATTGCGATTCCCGTCTATAGCCATGGTTTGAACATCGGCACTTGAAAGATTCTTTAACGACGTTGGCATTTGACTTGAAGTGTTTAGATTACTTTCAAGCATCTTGCTATACGCTTTTTCAGCTGGTTTGTTGGTGACTTTAATAAGAGTCCCGTGCTGTTGATTGGCCAGCGTAACCCTGAAGAAATCCTTCATAGCAGTCTTAACCGCTAACATATGTCCATTTGTTAAATGGAAAACTAACCATTCATCGCCACCTGTAGATTCAGCCATGTGACTGTTCTTACTCATCGTAAAGGTAGTTCCATGTTGTAATCCGTTTAATAAGTCCTCCGCCTGCGCAGGGCCAAAAGGACTATACAAAAATTCTATAAAGTTGCCGGATGCTCCTGGTCCCCAGCCGTTGATACTGACATTCTTAATGTCTTTCGAGTGAATGTTTTTTACAATCGCGGGCGACTCGCCGGAACCTTTCAGAGTGCTTGAACATCCACTTGTCATTGTCACGAGAGCTATTACAGCAACGAAGACGAAGCTAAATCGCCAGATACCCTACCACAACCTTTCAAATCCTCAGAGGTCGACTAGCACTTCTAATTCAATTCACTGCCTGCCGACTCTAACCGAAGCCGTCTCTCTTTTGAATAGACGTATAAGCGGTTAATGCCGTTATCAGAAAATTGCCGTGACATTTATTTTATCTGCGGAGGGTATCTTCTGTTTGCACTCATTGCAAGCAACTCTAGCGGTACCAACGGTATGGGGTTGTTGTGGAGACCTTAACGAGTCCGGAACGTTCTAAGATTGGGCGTGAGTATTCAGTAGATTCACTGTAAATAAGTGTTTTGCCCAAGTCTAGTGCAGCACGGGACCGAGTTGCGGTGAGCGCTCGGTAGATACCTCGACCACGCCAAGCTTCAAGTGTGGCTCCGCCCCAGATACCAGCGAAGTTCGTTCCAGCGACTGGTTCCAAGCGACCTGCACTAATGACCTCTCCATCTGCCTCCGCTACCCATAGTTGCATTCCGTCGCCAAGCGCTAGTCGACGTAGTAGAGCATCCACCATATCGTTCTGGGGCCTTCGGAAAACGAGCGACTCCATCGCCGTCATAGCACGAATATCTGCTTCTTCAGTCACACAGCGCAGTGCCACCCCAGCAGGCAGCGGCACACGGACGTCCAACATTTTGGCTTCTCCAATCATGATTGACTCGGGATTATCTGGCTGGAAGCCGTTTCCCACCAATGCTTGATGGAGTCCGAAGTCACGGTCATGACCGCGCGTCTTCCACTCGACCTGGCTGATAATTGGGCTCTGACGGTAGTAATCGAGAACTCGTGGTACCAAATGGGGAATTTGCGTCGCCACGAAGTCATCAGGGTGTGGATAGGTCACGAACCCTTGACCGCCATCGAGCGTAGCCAAGTGTAATGGACCAAGGTGGGTCACCGATAACGCATTTTGGGTTTCTGCATCAGTGCGTAACTGTCGGTCGTAGGCTTGCAGCAGTCTCTGTTCATCCTTCATAGCGGAACATGCCTCCTGACATCCTATCCAAGGTCTGAGTTGTTTCCAAAATAGCGATGCAATCATTGTCACAAGCAGGCCAATCAGCGCATATGGATCTACAACTAAACAACACCAAGAAAACTAACTATTGAAGTAATCTGTTGCGATTTGGCGAAACGCCATAGCAGCCTTCGATAGGTACCGACTTTTATGCCAAGATAACCCGATTTCTCGGACAAAGTCGTGCTGCTCAATCTGAATGCATTTCATCTTACCCTCCCTGAATCCCCATGTAGATGACTCAAGGACAAACGCTATGCCGATTTCTGCTTCAACCAAAGCCCGGAGCCGCGCTGGTTCATCACCTTCGTACACGTGTTTGGGTACAAACCCTTCCGACTTGCAAATACGGTCGGTTATGTCGCGAGTCGGGTAACCACGCTTTAAGCCCACGAACGTTTCATCTTTCAGTTCTGCAATCGTGGTGCTACGCTTATCGCACAAAGGGTGCGTTATCGGAACCGCCACGAGGATAGAATCAAGTAACATCACCTGACATTCAATTTCGTCACCGCGAATCGGTGGTGAGGATAAGCAGAAATCCACCTCACCTCTTTCAAGGAGTGCATGCATCTCCTCGACCTTCAACATTTGTACGTGAAAATGGACAAACGGTTGCGTACCTCGGAATTTTTTCAGGATTGCTGGTAATGTGCCAGCAGTGTTCACGGCCAATTCCACCGAACCACGGTCAGGACTCGACAAGTCACAAATCTCTTGTCGACCCTGTTCCAATTCAAACAGGGCTTTATTGACACGCATGAGGAAGGTCCGACCAAACGTATTCAGTCGAAGTGATCGCCCACGGCGATCGAACAGCGGCACACCTAAGTCCTCCTCCAACCGTTGGATGGTTTTGCTGAGCGAGGATTGGGTTACGTGCAAACTGCGGGCGGCCTCCGTCATGTGTTCCAATCTCGCCACCACCTGAAAATACTGCAGTTGAAGAAGCTCCATGACGCTGCATCACCCATTCTCTACAGTCCATATTTTTATGACTTTAAATGTATTGGAATCCATCATAAAACTGATTTATGATGGACGCAACAGTGGGCAATGCACATCTCGTTGAGTCACGAGAGGCATCAGCACCAGCCTTATCAACTTGAGGAGGTACCTCTTATGGCGGATACCACCAGATTGATTGGAATAGAAGAGCACTGGACCACCGCAGCACTGACAGCAGCCCTCAAGGGACTCCCGAACGGGATCCGTGACGAGAGTCTGGCGTTCAACGAGATGGGTGACAATCTCGCCAGAC
Proteins encoded in this window:
- a CDS encoding helix-turn-helix transcriptional regulator codes for the protein MSVIKDQSRDDRLRKVVHVEVAQYFETFSSLHVLTRPDHHPFRLEWAHEVRTLLPATLMSEIHMLGEITDQWLALLDLHRSEERNGSIKTTLSRLNTMPDAELIVTLLNQRFSLGQVLLALHSDSERKHMPISEAQRFLFTNLPTIRRRISHCIEHYYDIHFQKEWTRIEPWLVQASREFFDKLRENPTHALGELHPRLHIKEDAIYAQKAELYRWSYDEIQRIDIRPTTFIDPHLLIGINSERLSFALPVHVPGISKNEEVPSDLVRMFKVLADSTRLKIVRSLYEQPYCTQQLAHIHNISEAAISKHLRQLQEANFISSRRRGNYVFYQLETKEMELLIVYLRSFLEQ
- a CDS encoding ABC transporter permease; protein product: MWQVAKATIVRNHISNQRAYPWTFSLGHIVGGIYLVLVSFFSYHYLIHGQLNARFAKYAGSHDYLSFAIIGGLLGTLSISMLMNVSRALITELREGTLEVLLLSPARKSGYFLGTTIQQMYRIGLEFIPVMILGLFLGLRLTHANWMSVFPALLLYLFACFAMALVLGAVMVSTRDTYIVQNTLFAMTALVCGFQFPTQYLPAPLQWLGQIFPLTQSLQLLRDSVLSGTSIWDAWQQVTDVISLCIIYSLVGIIAIKHVLRHVFERSIA
- a CDS encoding ABC transporter ATP-binding protein, which produces MIEVNSVTKIYEVKMKAGWLRKRKEQKIAVDNLSMQLRPGEIVGLLGLNGAGKTTTIKMLSTLLAPTSGIITIDGLDSERHRRAIQARVNMIAGGERMLYWRLTGRENLEYFGRLYGLSEAEIAKRIEELLTEVDLLESADIPVEKYSKGMKQRLQIARGLINNPSYLFLDEPTLGLDAPIARQLRKMVKRLATEHGKGILLTSHYLQEVEELCNRVYVINHGQVILSGTPQTVVRNVAGYEVIHLQLSQWSDLMTKNLHHAHQVPFEAIHVQTDEATQQSRLSITTESSDALIPKILRWLAEQDTHIFSLQVEKPTLEDAIIRLSEGGGKDVAILAGIQG
- a CDS encoding ABC transporter permease, producing MSQFWQAFKAEVRKQHHDSFGSRAVFFSLLFWPVLGFLSSYYAMKPYRIGKGSVLSHVIPGGNIVLFLLSGFLVFQLFWTVVQSAWTFAQERQMGTLEIIFLTPASKMAFLLGRSAYGLFSGMWMFAAFSTLTFIFIANLAHIAPGYLLLSILLSLFSALVWGAFLSAISLFSRDSGFVYYAFGEPMNLFGGVRIPPSVFPIWAKGLALLFPVTYSLFLIRSAINGTITANWWIVMAALLLINAGLIWGTKLLLKRAEQYARKQGNWTMF
- a CDS encoding TetR family transcriptional regulator, encoding MARPLSDDKRNAIISAAIRVISSQGLSASTALIAKEAVVSNGALFTYFETKADLFNRLSIELKENQSAMSSIPMMVPS
- a CDS encoding SDR family NAD(P)-dependent oxidoreductase; protein product: MKALVTGANKGIGFEIARNLGKRGYDILVGARDEARGPAAVEKLAAEGISAAFIKIDLNDLASLHTAAKMIDSLDILVNNAGIPDSLKPGRAALDITKHTFDYTTEDLRTTMETNFLGTHELTKNLLSRLTDTGKIVNITVPISPTEFWHPLAYITSKAALNVMTLTYAYEFEKMGSHRQIFGIMPGAVATDLNGMEAGAHSGFVKSLEAAGRMCTDIILSDKNQNGQMIQYDGKTVTDYEIQLRG
- a CDS encoding alpha/beta fold hydrolase, translated to MVETHRGSFEVFTRGDGKPLCITHLYSEFNETGDNLAEKFVPERRVFLVNLKEAGNSPQAVSDDELSMKSAVEDLEAIRSALGFDSWDFAGLSTGGMLGLLYVVTRGTSLKSLVVVGSAASREYSSTKECIYHTEHPKFHRMQELIESLKAPDLLSDKRAELTIERTKLSLHIPERYHEYFSGDASKRIAAKRLDYFGAHDHPEFDVRSQLPAVTVPTLIICGRHDVQCPLWCSVEMNELIAGSKLVIFEHSNHYPFLEEAEKFAAEVHTFLSAVH
- a CDS encoding GNAT family N-acetyltransferase, with amino-acid sequence MKDEQRLLQAYDRQLRTDAETQNALSVTHLGPLHLATLDGGQGFVTYPHPDDFVATQIPHLVPRVLDYYRQSPIISQVEWKTRGHDRDFGLHQALVGNGFQPDNPESIMIGEAKMLDVRVPLPAGVALRCVTEEADIRAMTAMESLVFRRPQNDMVDALLRRLALGDGMQLWVAEADGEVISAGRLEPVAGTNFAGIWGGATLEAWRGRGIYRALTATRSRAALDLGKTLIYSESTEYSRPILERSGLVKVSTTTPYRWYR
- a CDS encoding LysR family transcriptional regulator — translated: MELLQLQYFQVVARLEHMTEAARSLHVTQSSLSKTIQRLEEDLGVPLFDRRGRSLRLNTFGRTFLMRVNKALFELEQGRQEICDLSSPDRGSVELAVNTAGTLPAILKKFRGTQPFVHFHVQMLKVEEMHALLERGEVDFCLSSPPIRGDEIECQVMLLDSILVAVPITHPLCDKRSTTIAELKDETFVGLKRGYPTRDITDRICKSEGFVPKHVYEGDEPARLRALVEAEIGIAFVLESSTWGFREGKMKCIQIEQHDFVREIGLSWHKSRYLSKAAMAFRQIATDYFNS